A part of Paenibacillus sp. sptzw28 genomic DNA contains:
- a CDS encoding CBO0543 family protein, protein MHVALAIISLLAAWKWGDWRNWKRYHPAMMYFAMGNLMYHFLCANHYLWRFKPDVLSGHTITEIIYTFVTFPAVALIFLSRYPRAFKKQLFHILQWIVLFAAAEWLLYISDRINYDNGWMFLWSLLFDITMFPMLRLFYQKELVAYSISIGLAIMWIWLFNVPVHVPIELRK, encoded by the coding sequence ATGCACGTTGCGTTGGCGATTATTTCACTCCTCGCAGCCTGGAAATGGGGCGATTGGAGAAACTGGAAGCGATACCATCCCGCGATGATGTATTTTGCAATGGGAAACCTTATGTACCATTTTCTTTGCGCGAATCATTATTTGTGGAGGTTCAAGCCGGATGTCCTCTCAGGCCACACCATCACCGAAATAATTTATACGTTCGTCACGTTCCCGGCGGTAGCGTTGATATTTCTCTCAAGGTATCCGAGAGCTTTCAAAAAGCAGCTATTTCATATTCTGCAATGGATCGTATTGTTTGCGGCAGCCGAGTGGCTGCTTTATATATCCGACCGGATCAATTATGACAATGGGTGGATGTTTTTGTGGTCGCTATTGTTCGATATTACGATGTTTCCCATGCTGAGGCTGTTTTATCAAAAAGAGCTTGTCGCTTACAGCATCTCCATCGGACTCGCCATTATGTGGATTTGGCTGTTTAACGTTCCGGTTCATGTTCCGATCGAGCTTCGAAAGTAG
- a CDS encoding Rrf2 family transcriptional regulator, protein MNSEFTIAVHSLVYLAYKPERMASSEAIADNVATNPARIRKVMSCLRRGGYVDTREGAGGGYRLTLDPAVVTLADVYRLMAQGSVIPGWCSGNPEMDCVVGSNMREVMDGIFCKAEKQLEQYFGGITISDVLGQIHECEDC, encoded by the coding sequence ATGAACAGTGAATTTACGATTGCCGTTCACAGTCTGGTGTACTTGGCATACAAGCCGGAACGAATGGCTTCGAGCGAAGCGATCGCTGACAATGTCGCGACTAATCCGGCAAGGATACGCAAGGTGATGAGCTGCTTGCGGCGCGGCGGCTATGTCGATACCCGGGAAGGTGCAGGCGGCGGATACCGGCTGACGCTGGACCCGGCGGTTGTCACTTTGGCCGATGTATACAGGCTCATGGCGCAGGGATCCGTTATCCCCGGCTGGTGCTCAGGCAACCCGGAGATGGATTGCGTGGTCGGGTCCAATATGCGGGAAGTCATGGACGGCATCTTCTGTAAAGCCGAGAAACAGCTTGAGCAGTATTTCGGCGGCATCACCATATCCGACGTGCTCGGGCAAATACACGAGTGCGAGGACTGTTGA
- the ychF gene encoding redox-regulated ATPase YchF, which translates to MALKAGIVGLPNVGKSTLFNAITQAGAESANYPFCTIDPNVGVVEVPDERLDKLTELVVPHKTVPTAFEFIDIAGIVKGASKGEGLGNKFLAHIREVDAIVHVVRCFQDENITHVSGKVDPIGDIQTINLELILADIDSVDRRIDRSRKNMKGGDKKYTQEVETLERIKEALYADQPARSVELSEDDKQLIRDLHLLTMKPVLYAANVSEGEAANADGNPYVKLVREFAAAEGAEVVPISAKVEAEIAELEGEDKEMFLEELGLQESGLNRLIRAAYKLLGLYTYFTAGVQEVRAWTIRRGMKAPQAAGVIHTDFERGFIRAEVVSYDDLVAAGSMNAAKEKGQLRLEGKEYIVQDGDVMHFRFNV; encoded by the coding sequence ATGGCTTTGAAAGCAGGTATCGTCGGACTGCCGAACGTCGGCAAATCGACTTTGTTTAATGCGATTACACAAGCGGGCGCAGAGTCCGCGAACTATCCGTTCTGTACCATTGATCCGAATGTCGGTGTGGTGGAGGTGCCGGACGAGCGGCTTGATAAACTGACCGAGCTGGTGGTTCCGCACAAGACCGTGCCTACCGCGTTCGAATTTATCGATATCGCCGGGATTGTCAAGGGCGCAAGCAAGGGTGAGGGACTCGGCAATAAATTCCTGGCCCACATCCGCGAAGTTGACGCGATCGTTCATGTCGTACGCTGCTTCCAGGATGAGAATATTACGCACGTCTCGGGCAAAGTGGATCCGATCGGTGATATTCAGACGATCAATCTGGAGCTCATCCTCGCCGACATCGATTCGGTGGACCGCCGGATCGACCGCAGCCGCAAGAACATGAAGGGCGGCGACAAGAAATATACGCAGGAGGTCGAGACGCTTGAGCGCATCAAGGAAGCGCTCTACGCAGACCAGCCGGCGCGCAGCGTCGAACTTAGCGAGGATGATAAGCAGCTCATCCGCGATCTGCATTTGCTCACCATGAAGCCGGTCCTGTATGCGGCCAATGTAAGCGAGGGAGAGGCGGCCAATGCCGACGGCAACCCTTATGTCAAATTGGTCCGCGAATTTGCTGCTGCCGAGGGTGCCGAAGTCGTTCCGATCAGTGCGAAGGTGGAAGCGGAAATCGCCGAGCTCGAGGGCGAGGACAAGGAGATGTTCCTGGAGGAGCTCGGGCTGCAGGAGTCTGGTCTTAACCGCTTGATCCGCGCGGCTTACAAGCTGCTTGGGTTATATACCTACTTTACTGCGGGCGTGCAGGAAGTACGCGCCTGGACAATCCGCAGAGGCATGAAAGCGCCGCAGGCGGCAGGCGTTATCCACACCGATTTCGAACGCGGCTTTATCCGCGCCGAGGTCGTATCCTACGACGATCTGGTCGCGGCAGGATCGATGAATGCCGCCAAGGAGAAAGGCCAGCTTCGCCTTGAAGGCAAGGAGTATATCGTGCAGGACGGCGACGTGATGCATTTCCGGTTCAATGTATAG
- a CDS encoding cell wall metabolism sensor histidine kinase WalK, protein MKLRLYLLLANAASILVIVALLVLFYRYMLLTEQQFIWLTIASLAAGLVSGALHFILVRPVEAAVKRIGEGSARIADGDFHARVPLVGPSELRTLAAQFNDMGGKLEASFRQLQAAETARRELVANMAHDLRTPLASLQAYAEALEDGVVQDDLTVRRYMGTIRTETIRLGRLMQQLFELSTLDAPQASGMEPRNGPEVCLLEDSLLELVPRFGPSMEAASIALDVKLPERPLLCRVASQSLQRILQNLLENAVRYSPQGGIIRVEGHAQPEGVIRISITDEGEGVPLKERERIFERFYRVDRSRGRGSGGAGLGLSIAKSLVEQAGGTIGVTCGNEKGSSFWFTLPAAETDRHQERRIH, encoded by the coding sequence ATGAAGCTGCGCCTCTATTTGCTTCTCGCCAACGCAGCGAGCATTCTCGTTATTGTCGCGCTGCTCGTTCTGTTCTATAGGTACATGCTGCTCACCGAGCAGCAGTTCATTTGGCTTACCATCGCCTCGCTTGCTGCCGGTCTCGTGTCGGGCGCCCTCCATTTTATTCTAGTGAGGCCCGTGGAAGCGGCGGTGAAGCGTATAGGGGAAGGCTCCGCCCGTATCGCGGACGGGGATTTCCACGCGCGAGTTCCGCTTGTCGGGCCTTCGGAACTGAGGACACTGGCCGCCCAGTTTAACGACATGGGCGGCAAGCTTGAAGCGAGCTTCCGGCAGCTGCAGGCCGCCGAAACCGCCCGCCGGGAGCTCGTCGCCAACATGGCGCATGATCTGCGGACACCGCTTGCTTCGCTGCAGGCTTACGCCGAAGCGCTCGAAGACGGAGTCGTTCAGGATGACTTGACCGTCCGTCGTTATATGGGCACGATCCGAACGGAAACGATCAGGCTCGGCAGACTGATGCAGCAGCTCTTCGAGCTTTCGACGCTCGATGCGCCCCAAGCTTCCGGCATGGAGCCGCGCAATGGGCCGGAGGTGTGCTTGCTGGAGGATTCCCTGCTTGAGCTTGTCCCCCGCTTCGGCCCTTCGATGGAAGCGGCTTCGATCGCCCTGGATGTGAAGCTTCCGGAACGGCCTCTTCTCTGCAGGGTCGCGTCGCAGTCACTCCAGCGCATCCTGCAAAACCTGCTGGAGAATGCGGTTCGTTACTCTCCGCAGGGCGGTATCATCAGGGTGGAAGGTCATGCTCAGCCGGAAGGCGTTATACGCATTTCAATCACGGATGAGGGCGAAGGCGTTCCCTTGAAGGAGCGGGAGCGAATTTTCGAGAGGTTTTACCGGGTGGACCGATCACGTGGGCGCGGCAGCGGGGGAGCGGGACTCGGACTCTCCATCGCCAAGTCGCTGGTCGAGCAGGCCGGCGGCACAATTGGCGTTACCTGCGGGAATGAGAAGGGCAGCTCGTTCTGGTTCACGCTTCCTGCTGCTGAGACGGACCGGCACCAGGAGCGGCGAATCCATTAA
- a CDS encoding DUF72 domain-containing protein: MIAVGLCGWGDHPRIYKEAAAKNKLSAYAEWFSVVEVDSSFYAVQAPALMQKWADDTPAEFRFVVKAYQGMTGHSRGGGYKPFPDEAAMVQAFLESIAPLRAAGKLLAVLFQYPPWFNCTRPNVELLQAAKAAMGEVPCALEFRHQSWFVPGMREKTLDFIRREGWIHTVCDEPQAGEGSVPIVEAACDERVTLVRLHGRNTDGWRSAGQPNWRDVRYLYRYNELELKDWADRLRRLERLSETVCTLFNNNSGGDAADNALHLMAMLGQTPPRGSFGSKSGSEEPAQQLDLFDLPDTW, encoded by the coding sequence GTGATTGCGGTGGGACTGTGCGGTTGGGGTGACCATCCGCGAATATATAAGGAGGCTGCAGCGAAAAACAAGCTCTCCGCTTACGCCGAGTGGTTCAGTGTTGTGGAGGTCGACAGCTCCTTCTATGCGGTGCAGGCACCCGCGCTTATGCAGAAGTGGGCGGACGACACACCGGCCGAATTCCGGTTTGTCGTCAAAGCGTATCAAGGAATGACCGGGCATTCACGGGGCGGCGGTTATAAGCCGTTTCCGGATGAGGCGGCAATGGTTCAGGCTTTTCTGGAATCAATCGCTCCTCTTCGTGCCGCCGGCAAGCTGCTCGCGGTGTTGTTTCAATACCCTCCCTGGTTTAACTGCACACGCCCGAACGTGGAACTGCTGCAAGCTGCCAAGGCCGCTATGGGCGAAGTGCCCTGCGCGCTCGAGTTTCGCCATCAGAGCTGGTTTGTCCCGGGTATGCGGGAGAAGACGCTGGACTTTATCAGGCGAGAGGGCTGGATTCATACCGTCTGCGACGAACCGCAGGCCGGAGAAGGCTCCGTCCCGATTGTCGAGGCGGCTTGTGATGAACGGGTAACACTGGTGCGTCTGCATGGCCGCAATACGGACGGCTGGAGATCTGCCGGCCAGCCGAACTGGCGCGATGTGCGCTATCTGTACCGCTACAACGAGCTTGAGCTTAAGGACTGGGCGGACCGGCTGCGCAGGCTCGAGCGGCTTTCCGAAACGGTCTGCACTCTGTTCAACAACAACTCCGGCGGCGACGCAGCGGATAATGCGCTGCACCTGATGGCCATGCTCGGACAGACGCCGCCGCGCGGCTCGTTCGGGAGCAAGTCCGGAAGCGAAGAGCCGGCGCAGCAGCTGGATTTGTTTGACTTGCCGGATACGTGGTAA
- a CDS encoding MoaD/ThiS family protein: MQIEVSVPSLLTDCTGGRNYFMLEAGTLEEAMKRLFEAYPLLRKHLYTEAGKLRQHVLIYYNDSNIEWLEHYRIPVQTGDKLMVLQAVSGG, from the coding sequence ATGCAAATTGAGGTGAGCGTTCCCTCGCTGCTCACGGATTGCACTGGCGGGAGAAATTATTTCATGCTGGAAGCCGGGACGCTGGAGGAAGCGATGAAGCGGCTGTTCGAGGCTTACCCGCTTCTGAGGAAGCATCTCTACACGGAGGCAGGGAAGCTCCGGCAGCATGTTCTTATTTATTACAACGACAGCAATATCGAATGGCTGGAGCATTATCGGATACCGGTGCAGACAGGAGATAAGCTGATGGTACTGCAGGCGGTGTCCGGCGGTTGA
- the trxA gene encoding thioredoxin has product MAVALTKDNFTQSIESGVSLVDFWAPWCGPCKMQLPIVEELSTELEGQAVIGKINVDEEPELASKFGVMSIPTLILFKDGQPVDKMVGLQSKDALKTKIQGQI; this is encoded by the coding sequence ATGGCAGTAGCATTGACGAAAGACAACTTTACCCAAAGCATTGAAAGCGGCGTATCCCTTGTAGACTTCTGGGCGCCTTGGTGCGGACCTTGCAAAATGCAGCTTCCGATCGTAGAGGAGCTTTCCACCGAGCTGGAGGGCCAAGCGGTAATCGGCAAAATCAATGTTGACGAGGAGCCGGAGCTGGCTTCCAAATTCGGCGTCATGAGCATCCCGACGCTCATCCTGTTCAAAGACGGTCAACCGGTCGACAAAATGGTCGGTCTGCAGTCCAAAGATGCGCTCAAAACGAAAATTCAAGGACAGATTTAA
- the prfA gene encoding peptide chain release factor 1, translating into MLDRLQALADRYDKLSELLCDPDVASDPKRLRDLSKEQSDLQEAYAAYTEYKEVSGQFEDAKAMQAEKLDDEMREMVKMELEELTARKTELEERIHLLLLPKDPNDDKNVIVEIRGAAGGDEAALFASDLYRMYMKYADSQGWRVELMEASESDLGGFKEVIFMINGKGAYSKMKYESGAHRVQRIPVTESGGRIHTSTSTVAVMPEVEEVEVEILDKDIRVDTFCSSGAGGQSVNTTKSAVRVLHVPTGIMAQCQDGKSQNENKAKALQVLRARISDMRRQEEEAKYAGERKSKVGTGDRSERIRTYNFPQSRVTDHRIGLTLHKLDSVMNGDMEEIINALTLTAQAELMERDNQQ; encoded by the coding sequence GTGTTGGACCGTTTACAGGCGCTTGCTGATCGGTATGATAAATTAAGCGAGCTGTTATGCGATCCGGATGTGGCAAGCGATCCGAAGCGGCTGCGCGACTTATCGAAAGAACAGTCTGATTTGCAGGAAGCTTACGCAGCATATACGGAATACAAGGAAGTTTCGGGCCAGTTCGAAGATGCGAAGGCGATGCAGGCCGAGAAGCTGGACGATGAGATGCGCGAAATGGTCAAGATGGAGCTCGAAGAGCTGACCGCACGCAAGACCGAGCTGGAGGAGCGTATTCATCTGCTTCTGCTGCCGAAGGATCCCAACGACGACAAGAACGTCATCGTGGAAATCCGCGGCGCGGCCGGAGGCGATGAAGCGGCACTGTTCGCATCAGACCTGTATAGGATGTACATGAAGTATGCAGACTCCCAAGGCTGGCGGGTAGAGCTGATGGAAGCCAGTGAAAGCGACCTCGGCGGCTTCAAAGAGGTCATCTTTATGATCAACGGCAAGGGCGCTTACAGCAAAATGAAATACGAGAGCGGCGCTCACCGCGTTCAGCGTATTCCGGTTACTGAATCGGGCGGGCGGATTCATACCTCCACGTCGACGGTGGCGGTTATGCCGGAGGTTGAAGAGGTCGAGGTCGAGATTCTCGATAAGGATATACGTGTCGATACCTTCTGTTCAAGCGGCGCAGGCGGACAATCCGTCAACACCACCAAATCGGCCGTGCGCGTGCTGCACGTTCCGACCGGCATTATGGCGCAATGTCAGGACGGCAAGTCGCAAAACGAGAACAAGGCGAAGGCGCTCCAGGTGCTGCGCGCGCGTATTTCCGATATGCGCCGGCAGGAGGAAGAAGCAAAATACGCCGGCGAGCGTAAAAGCAAGGTCGGTACGGGCGACCGCAGCGAGCGGATTCGGACGTACAATTTCCCGCAAAGCCGGGTTACGGACCACCGTATCGGCCTGACGCTGCATAAGCTGGATTCCGTTATGAACGGAGACATGGAAGAAATCATCAATGCTTTAACGCTGACCGCGCAGGCAGAGTTGATGGAGCGGGATAATCAGCAGTAA
- a CDS encoding molybdopterin-dependent oxidoreductase → MQNWLSYLRKGHGKKLASLHAWNGWIVVILTLTGLLLFGGYWRGVLGEGRVWIRWIHIVVGIASLLPVVYYLLLAGKHWKQLKGKTMQRANVLIVLGLLAGWLLSGLLLWQFRAVGPAWSNASLLVHDLLTWIGLPYIIYHSITRTKWLKEPHRRTVKTGEPGEGVHPAAKPQAVYTRRAFIRTAVGAGLLITLGPSFLRFLGNTLSTGASEEELVSADANRLTPAPKPLPASLPPEGGGSRGTFRVYTVTPIPSFNNSNWSFTVDGLVDRKLYWNWEQFVQLGRKVQVSDFHCVTGWSVYSNTWEGIPLKELLKQAGVKSQAKTVKLYSGDGVYTDSLTLAQADMDDVMVAVLHDGKPIPNELGGPVRLVVPKMYAYKSVKWLNRIELIAGDYTGYWEERGYSKDAWLT, encoded by the coding sequence ATGCAGAATTGGCTCTCGTACTTGCGTAAAGGCCATGGTAAAAAACTTGCTTCGCTCCATGCATGGAACGGCTGGATTGTCGTCATTCTGACGCTTACCGGGCTGCTGTTGTTCGGCGGATATTGGCGGGGGGTGCTTGGCGAAGGCCGCGTGTGGATCCGATGGATTCATATCGTGGTCGGCATCGCGTCACTGCTGCCGGTCGTCTATTATTTACTGCTGGCAGGGAAGCACTGGAAGCAGCTGAAGGGCAAGACGATGCAGCGCGCGAACGTTCTGATCGTGCTGGGGCTGCTTGCCGGTTGGCTTCTGTCGGGGCTGCTGCTGTGGCAGTTTAGAGCAGTAGGGCCCGCATGGTCGAACGCTTCGCTGCTTGTCCACGATCTGCTCACATGGATCGGACTGCCTTATATCATTTACCATTCCATTACACGGACCAAATGGCTGAAGGAACCGCACCGGCGCACCGTCAAAACGGGTGAACCGGGTGAAGGCGTCCATCCGGCTGCCAAGCCCCAAGCGGTCTATACCCGGCGCGCTTTTATCCGCACGGCGGTGGGGGCCGGGCTTCTCATTACGCTCGGCCCCTCGTTTCTGCGTTTCCTCGGCAATACGCTGAGCACCGGCGCCAGCGAAGAAGAACTGGTCAGCGCGGACGCGAACAGGCTCACTCCCGCGCCTAAGCCGCTTCCGGCATCATTGCCCCCGGAGGGTGGAGGCAGCCGCGGGACGTTCCGTGTCTATACCGTCACGCCTATCCCGTCGTTCAACAACAGCAACTGGTCGTTTACCGTCGATGGTCTGGTTGACCGCAAGCTGTACTGGAACTGGGAGCAGTTCGTTCAGCTGGGGCGCAAGGTGCAGGTGAGCGATTTTCACTGTGTGACGGGCTGGTCGGTCTACAGTAACACCTGGGAGGGTATACCGCTTAAGGAGCTGCTGAAGCAAGCCGGCGTCAAATCGCAGGCCAAGACCGTCAAGCTGTATTCGGGCGACGGTGTCTATACCGATTCGCTGACGCTTGCGCAGGCCGATATGGACGACGTGATGGTCGCCGTACTTCATGACGGGAAGCCGATTCCCAACGAGCTCGGAGGGCCGGTCCGTCTTGTCGTGCCGAAGATGTACGCGTACAAATCGGTAAAATGGCTTAACCGCATTGAGCTCATTGCCGGCGATTATACCGGCTACTGGGAAGAGCGGGGCTATTCGAAGGATGCATGGCTGACATAG
- a CDS encoding glycoside hydrolase, whose translation MGKRVNVLVGTDKGVFVFASNEERKQWSLRGPFLHGWEAYSVYGDRGGVRMFAGTSHAAYGATIRYSDDNGETWTQIEEGPGYSQESGFSLNRIWQIAPGAPSEPDTLYAGVEEAGLFVSRDRGLTWKELDGLTKHPSRPGWFPGAGGMCLHTVLVDPNNPQRIWVAMSAVGVFRSDDGGETWKTRNEGLARVPTGQPYPEVGYCIHKMAFDPANADILYMQEHCGVFKSENGGDSWYPIEEGLTMKEGDSPFGFPICVSKNGDLFLIPLESSEQRTMKDGKMLVYRRHRDESEWRPVGDVVPEEQRHVNVLRDAMDADKLEPYGLYFGTTSGEVFCSLDRGVNWQRLPGQLSRILSVKAWVVEGEDAN comes from the coding sequence TTGGGGAAACGAGTGAATGTTCTTGTCGGTACGGATAAAGGAGTCTTCGTCTTCGCATCGAATGAGGAGAGAAAGCAATGGTCGCTTAGAGGTCCTTTCCTGCACGGCTGGGAAGCGTACAGCGTCTATGGAGACCGAGGGGGCGTGCGCATGTTCGCAGGCACCTCTCACGCCGCCTATGGCGCTACGATCCGCTATAGCGACGATAACGGGGAAACCTGGACTCAGATTGAAGAAGGACCGGGCTATTCGCAGGAAAGCGGCTTCAGCTTGAACCGGATTTGGCAAATCGCTCCGGGCGCTCCGTCCGAGCCTGATACATTGTATGCGGGGGTGGAGGAAGCCGGGCTGTTTGTCAGCCGTGACAGGGGACTCACCTGGAAAGAATTGGACGGACTGACGAAGCATCCGTCAAGACCGGGCTGGTTTCCAGGCGCAGGCGGCATGTGCCTTCACACGGTTCTCGTAGACCCGAATAATCCGCAGCGCATTTGGGTCGCAATGTCGGCAGTCGGCGTCTTCCGGTCCGATGACGGCGGAGAAACATGGAAGACGCGCAACGAAGGACTTGCACGCGTGCCTACCGGTCAACCGTATCCGGAAGTCGGCTACTGCATTCATAAAATGGCGTTCGACCCCGCCAATGCGGATATCCTGTATATGCAGGAGCATTGCGGCGTGTTTAAATCCGAGAACGGCGGAGACTCCTGGTACCCGATCGAAGAAGGACTGACCATGAAGGAAGGGGACAGCCCCTTCGGCTTTCCGATCTGCGTGTCGAAGAACGGAGACTTGTTCTTGATTCCGCTTGAAAGCTCCGAGCAGCGGACGATGAAGGACGGCAAAATGCTTGTATACCGGCGGCATCGGGACGAATCCGAATGGCGGCCGGTCGGCGATGTCGTACCGGAGGAGCAGCGGCATGTCAACGTGCTGCGGGATGCGATGGACGCCGACAAGCTGGAGCCGTATGGCTTATACTTCGGCACCACGTCCGGCGAGGTGTTCTGTTCGCTGGACCGGGGCGTGAACTGGCAGCGGCTTCCGGGCCAGCTTTCCCGGATCTTGTCGGTCAAGGCATGGGTGGTGGAAGGCGAAGATGCAAATTGA
- a CDS encoding response regulator transcription factor yields MAGTIVIADDESNITDVCRRYLEREGYVVRIAHDGAEALRLWEECGADLLVLDLMMPRLDGWQVCETVRQTSDVPVIMLTARGEEPDRLLGLTMGADDYMTKPFSPRELVLRVKNILRRAGVAAPAVHAAGASSSGAGKNGNGAPVPPAAAAIHYDGLAIYPDERRVVAGGAETELTVKEFDLLLTLAEYPGRVFSRSQLLSRIWDTEFDGDTTTVTVHIRRLREKMEQTPSEPRWIKTVWGIGYKFDAKGQP; encoded by the coding sequence GTGGCCGGCACGATTGTTATCGCTGATGACGAAAGCAACATTACGGATGTCTGCCGCCGTTATTTGGAGCGGGAAGGCTATGTCGTGCGCATTGCGCACGATGGAGCTGAAGCGCTGCGCTTATGGGAGGAGTGCGGGGCGGATTTGCTCGTGCTCGATTTGATGATGCCGCGCTTGGACGGCTGGCAGGTATGCGAGACGGTGCGGCAGACGAGCGACGTGCCCGTGATCATGCTTACGGCACGCGGCGAGGAACCGGACCGGCTGCTCGGGCTTACGATGGGCGCAGACGACTATATGACGAAGCCCTTCAGCCCGCGCGAGCTCGTGCTGCGGGTGAAGAATATATTAAGGCGGGCCGGGGTCGCGGCGCCTGCCGTACACGCGGCGGGCGCATCGTCGTCCGGCGCAGGTAAGAACGGAAACGGCGCTCCGGTTCCGCCGGCAGCTGCGGCTATTCATTATGACGGGTTGGCAATCTATCCCGACGAGAGGCGCGTTGTTGCAGGCGGTGCTGAAACGGAGCTGACGGTGAAGGAATTCGATCTTCTGCTGACGCTGGCAGAATACCCGGGCCGTGTATTCTCGAGAAGCCAGCTTCTGAGCAGAATATGGGATACGGAGTTTGACGGCGACACAACAACGGTCACTGTTCATATCCGCAGGCTCCGGGAGAAGATGGAGCAGACCCCGTCGGAGCCGCGCTGGATCAAAACGGTGTGGGGCATCGGCTATAAATTCGATGCGAAGGGGCAGCCATGA
- a CDS encoding MFS transporter — MNNRLPVLASIVMGMLVSSMDTTITNTTMPVIAKELGNFELYAWVFAGYMIFSTVVSPIAGRISDLFGRKRVFAAGLVLFLLGSILCGSAQTMVQLVIFRAVQGIGAGVMNPFPAIIAGDLFSVEKRGRIQALFTAMWGLSAILAPMLGSLFVTYTTWRWVFYVNIPICLLSLLLLVPYREVYQPKRSKVDYLGGVIFSSGISLILLMTVVGAPYLALLSGGTGLALIVLFYLYEKRQSAPLVPLELLRNKPVTWMNVNAFFAMASLFGAASYLPMFLQEQGYSIFMSGVAMLGMSFGWMAVAVPSGKWILRYGYRRLMISANVILVGTGGWFLFLSPASGFWFVFAGAVMLGLAYGLLSSVSTIGSQQLVDAHQKGISTSLQMFSRNIGTAVGVTIMGAFLAHTTNLMAGYSHIFVYGFAVSAVSLACSFMIQEKKRGELVPASAR, encoded by the coding sequence GTGAACAATCGTCTGCCCGTTCTGGCAAGTATTGTCATGGGTATGCTGGTATCGTCCATGGATACCACGATAACCAACACGACGATGCCGGTCATAGCGAAGGAGCTCGGCAATTTTGAGCTGTATGCGTGGGTTTTTGCCGGATATATGATCTTCTCTACGGTTGTATCCCCGATCGCCGGCCGGATTTCCGACCTGTTCGGACGCAAAAGAGTGTTTGCCGCCGGTCTTGTTCTCTTTCTGCTGGGATCCATATTGTGCGGGAGCGCGCAGACGATGGTGCAGCTCGTTATTTTCCGGGCCGTCCAAGGGATCGGGGCAGGCGTTATGAATCCGTTTCCCGCGATTATCGCCGGGGATCTGTTCTCGGTCGAGAAGCGGGGCCGGATCCAGGCGCTGTTCACCGCGATGTGGGGCTTATCGGCAATACTTGCTCCTATGCTCGGTTCCTTGTTTGTCACCTATACGACCTGGAGGTGGGTATTTTACGTCAACATCCCGATCTGCCTGCTCTCGCTTCTGCTGCTGGTCCCTTACCGGGAGGTTTATCAACCCAAACGTTCGAAGGTTGATTATCTGGGAGGTGTGATTTTTTCGAGCGGCATCAGTCTGATTCTGCTCATGACCGTCGTGGGCGCCCCTTATCTGGCCTTGCTATCGGGCGGGACCGGGCTGGCTCTGATTGTTTTGTTCTATCTTTATGAGAAAAGGCAGTCGGCTCCCCTTGTACCGCTGGAACTGCTTCGTAACAAGCCGGTTACATGGATGAACGTCAATGCCTTTTTTGCCATGGCATCGCTGTTCGGTGCCGCCAGCTATCTGCCGATGTTTCTGCAGGAGCAGGGTTACTCGATCTTTATGAGCGGGGTGGCCATGCTTGGCATGTCATTCGGCTGGATGGCGGTCGCTGTTCCGTCCGGCAAATGGATTCTTCGCTACGGATATCGGCGTCTGATGATTTCCGCCAACGTCATTCTGGTAGGCACGGGCGGCTGGTTCCTGTTTTTGTCCCCTGCTTCGGGCTTCTGGTTCGTTTTTGCCGGTGCTGTAATGCTCGGTTTGGCGTATGGACTGCTCTCAAGCGTCTCGACCATCGGCTCGCAGCAGCTGGTAGATGCGCATCAAAAGGGGATTTCCACCTCGCTGCAAATGTTCTCGCGGAATATCGGTACAGCGGTTGGCGTGACAATCATGGGAGCTTTTCTGGCGCATACGACCAATCTTATGGCTGGGTACTCCCACATTTTCGTTTACGGGTTTGCCGTCAGCGCGGTATCGCTGGCCTGCTCCTTCATGATTCAAGAGAAGAAGCGGGGTGAGCTGGTGCCGGCATCGGCCCGTTAG